One segment of Brienomyrus brachyistius isolate T26 unplaced genomic scaffold, BBRACH_0.4 scaffold50, whole genome shotgun sequence DNA contains the following:
- the LOC125723613 gene encoding arf-GAP with GTPase, ANK repeat and PH domain-containing protein 1-like isoform X1: MSQAGAQQRRTTYLISLTLVKVEALGKDGDQQDEAWALGRGEGHGSRPGGSMEGRNMPSSEHRRERAHAELGGEDGFGGAEREKDRLLKERRLVVERVSPGGGHKAPDQGPGVDWLEARGREAEVQRGADRTPEAPLGPVPPWRTVDVASQNRTPNKCAIPLRLSQRPMDLPGAQRGDRSWQEARGSAPALSQDLGTDVGSALEAVMALGLNRGSWMGTEEKARAHGGNVVGGRGSFTRDAPRPEKLKAGSASLPGPAGQVVKPPRKGKSRTLDNSDLNSLSEDLRRGKESHAASEAPYGHPQRASGRDHKMLKFISGIFTKSTTVPTGSTTITPLYSPLQRESSEEEAACTNSQEWTLSRSVQELRLGVLGSLRSGKSALVHWYMTGSYLAVESPDGGRYKKEVLVEGQSQLLLIREEAGPPDAQFCSWVDGVILVFSLENENSFQEVYRNYSQLNAHRNIAEIPLIVVATQDKISSSNPRVIEDARARQLCSDLRRCTYYETCATYGLNVNRVFTEAAQKIAAIKRQASLQAACRSLPNTPSHSGDSTPVSGAFPGQASNGGQSSDYSSSLPSTPVGSRKDLRSMVPGDGGGGAPQGTQGSTPRRRRFPHSSDAERKSADTRGDVGSGRSIPVKQGILLKRSGNTLNKDWKKKLVTLSSNGILSYHSSINDYMQNIHGKEIDLLRVTVKVPGKRPPRAVPAGSPASGLNGVVSSPDGASAGPQFPSGLLTVEEGAGAERAFSSPGVQRCPSSLSNKGQSMDSASEGMSSPPSAKDTIPASPNLSDKKKKGERRKKSMNQKGDVAAGQAEAKRKMWKLKSFGSLRNVSRADEENFDFIIVSSTGQTWTFEAQSLEARDSWVQAINSQILASLQSCESSKNKARKNSQSEAVALQAIRNAKGNGFCVDCDAPHPTWASLNLGALICIECSGIHRNLGTHLSRVRSLDLDDWPRELTCVLAAIGNHVANSVWEGCTQGRQKPMPESTREERESWIRAKYEQRAFVAPLPAPREAVGGAMPSRLLAAVFERNLPLLLLLLAHSTKEEINAPLPSPQPHTALHAACQLADVVMTQLLVWYGSDVKARDSQGHTALTLARQAGSQECADILLQHGCPNESPPAAVTPGLSRKVSSTSLSRSTSRRGFLHFSSEQ, encoded by the exons ATGAGCCAGGCCGGCGCACAGCAGCGACGCACCACCTACCTCATCTCCCTCACTCTTGTGAAGGTTGAGGCTCTGGGCAAGGATGGGGATCAGCAGGATGAAGCCTGGGCCCTTGGAAGAGGAGAGGGCCATGGGAGCAGGCCTGGGGGGTCCATGGAGGGAAGAAAcatgccctcctctgaacatcgTCGGGAGAGGGCCCACGCAGAGTTGGGAGGGGAAGATGGCTTTggaggggcagagagagaaaaggacAGACTCCTCAAAGAGAGGAGGCTGGTGGTGGAGAGAGTGTCTCCAGGAGGTGGTCATAAGGCCCCAGATCAGGGCCCTGGAGTTGACTGGCTGGAGGCCAGAGGGAGGGAAGCAGAGGTCCAGAGGGGTGCAGACAGGACCCCGGAAGCCCCACTGGGACCAGTGCCACCCTGGAGGACTGTGGACGTGGCATCTCAGAATCGCACCCCAAATAAGTGTGCCATCCCTCTGCGACTCAGCCAGAGGCCGATGGACCTACCAGGAGCCCAGCGCGGTGATAGAAGCTGGCAGGAGGCCAGAGGGAGTGCCCCCGCCCTTTCCCAGGACTTGGGTACCGACGTGGGTAGCGCTCTGGAGGCAGTCATGGCCTTGGGACTCAACCGTGGGTCATGGATGGGGACCGAAGAGAAGGCGAGAGCTCATGGTGGCAATGTGGTGGGGGGAAGGGGCTCGTTTACACGCGACGCCCCTCGACCCGAAAAACTGAAGGCTGGTTCCGCCTCCCTGCCGGGCCCAGCCGGCCAGGTCGTCAAGCCTCCCCGCAAAGGTAAGAGCCGCACCCTGGACAACAGTGACCTGAACTCCTTGTCCGAGGACCTGCGGCGGGGAAAGGAGTCCCACGCGGCCAGCGAGGCACCATACGGGCACCCACAGCGCGCGTCCGGCCGCGACCACAAGATGCTGAAGTTCATTAGCGGCATTTTCACCAAGAGCACCACGGTCCCTACCGGCAGCACCACCATTACCCCGCTCTATAGCCCTTTGCAGCGGGAATCCAGTGAAGAGGAAG CGGCCTGCACCAACAGTCAGGAATGGACCCTGAGCCGCTCCGTCCAGGAGCTTCGCTTG GGGGTGCTTGGCAGTCTGCGCAGTGGCAAGTCAGCGCTGGTGCACTGGTACATGACAGGCTCCTATCTGGCCGTAGAGTCCCCAGATG GGGGACGGTATAAGAAGGAGGTCCTGGTTGAGGGGCAGAGCCAGCTGCTGCTGATTagggaggaggcggggccaCCCGACGCACAG TTCTGCAGCTGGGTGGATGGAGTCATCCTGGTGTTCAGCCTGGAGAACGAGAACAGTTTCCAGGAGGTTTATCGGAACTACAGTCAGCTGAACGCCCATCGCAATATAGCTGAGATCCCGTTGATTGTGGTGGCGACGCAGG ACAAGATCAGTAGCTCCAACCCACGGGTGATCGAGGACGCGAGAGCCCGCCAGCTCTGCTCCGACCTGCGCCGCTGCACGTACTACGAGACATGCGCCACCTACGGGCTTAACGTCAACCGCGTCTTCACCGAGG CTGCCCAGAAGATAGCAGCCATAAAGAGACAGGCGTCTCTACAAGCCGCCTGCAGATCACTGCCTAACACCCCCAGTCACTCAGGGGACTCGACTCCGGTGTCTGGTGCCTTTCCAGGACAG GCCAGTAATGGAGGTCAGAGCAGTGATTACTCCTCCTCCTTGCCCTCTACCCCCGTCGGCAGCCGTAAGGACCTCCGCAGCATGGTCCCAGGGGACGGAGGAGGGGGCGCCCCCCAGGGGACGCAGGGCAGCACTCCTCGGCGTCGCCGCTTCCCA CACAGCAGTGATGCAGAAAGGAAGAGTGCTGACACCAGGGGCGATGTGGGGAGTGGCCGGTCAATCCCAGTTAAACAG GGCATCTTATTGAAGCGCAGTGGCAACACACTGAACAAGGACTGGAAGAAGAAGTTGGTCACACTGTCCAGCAATGGCATTTTGTCCTACCATTCCAGTATCAAT GACTATATGCAGAACATCCACGGCAAGGAGATTGACTTGTTGCGAGTGACAGTTAAGGTTCCCGGCAAGCGCCCCCCTCGAGCGGTACCAGCGGGCAGCCCTGCATCCGGCCTCAATGGTGTGGTGTCCAGCCCCGATGGGGCCAGTGCAG GTCCTCAGTTTCCAAGCGGCCTTTTGACGGTAGAAGAGGGGGCAGGAGCAGAACGGGCCTTTTCCTCACCTGGGGTCCAACGATGCCCATCTTCTCTGTCCAACAAAGGACAGAGTATGG ACTCGGCCTCTGAGGGGATGAGTAGCCCCCCCTCTGCAAAAGACACGATACCTGCCTCCCCGAACTTGAGTGACAAGAAGAAGaagggagaaaggaggaaaaagAGCATGAACCAGAAAGGGGATGTGGCAGCTGGCCAAGCGGAGG CCAAGCGCAAAATGTGGAAACTCAAAAGCTTTGGTAGCTTGAGAAACGTTAGCAGAGCAG ACGAGGAGAATTTCGACTTCATCATAGTCTCAAGCACGGGACAGACATGGACTTTTGAGGCGCAGAGTTTAGAAGCGCGTGACTCTTGGGTCCAAGCTATCAATAGCCAGATCCTGGCAAGTCTGCAATCCTGCGAGAGCAGCAAGAACAAG GCGAGGAAGAACAGCCAGAGTGAAGCAGTAGCTTTACAGGCCATCCGGAATGCTAAAGGCAATGGTTTCTGTGTGGACTGTGACGCCCCCC ACCCAACGTGGGCCAGCCTGAACCTGGGGGCACTGATCTGCATTGAGTGCTCAGGCATCCACCGAAACCTGGGCACACACCTGTCGCGCGTGCGCTCCCTCGACCTTGACGACTGGCCACGCGAGCTGACATGTGTGCTTGCTGCCATCGGCAACCACGTGGCCAACAGCGTGTGGGAGGGCTGCACACAGGGGCGGCAGAAGCCCATGCCTGAGTCTACACG AGAGGAGCGGGAGTCATGGATCCGAGCCAAGTACGAGCAGCGGGCATTTGTCGCCCCTTTGCCTGCTCCCAGGGAGGCTGTAGGGGGCGCCATGCCCTCCCGGCTGCTAGCCGCTGTCTTTGAGCGCAATCTGCCTCTGCTGCTTCTGCTGCTCGCTCACAGCACAAAGGAGGAGATCAACGCCCCCCTGCCATCCCCCCAGCCTCACACCGCCCTCCATGCTGCCTGCCAGCTTGCCGATGTGGTCATGACTCAGCTGTTGGTTTGG TATGGCAGTGACGTGAAAGCACGGGATTCCCAGGGCCACACCGCCCTGACCTTGGCCCGGCAAGCGGGGAGCCAGGAGTGCGCCGACATCCTGCTGCAGCATGGGTGCCCCAACGAGAGTCCCCCCGCTGCTGTGACACCTGGTCTCTCCCGTAAGGTTAGCAGCACTAGCCTGAGCCGGTCCACTTCCAGGAGAGGGTTTCTTCATTTCAGTAGCGAGCAGTAA